A genomic segment from Bradyrhizobium sp. CB1015 encodes:
- a CDS encoding aldolase, producing the protein MTAMRTETSNETRLREEICRFGRSLFERGLTPGSSGNISVKLDDGGWLVTPTNASLGFLDPAKLSRLDSGSRLVSGDAPTKEVPLHNALYDTRGSARAIVHLHSTHSVALSMLPEIDPRAALPPMTAYYLMKCGATALVPYYRPGDPAVADAIKGLAGKYSSVLLANHGPVVAGDTLEAAVFATEELEETAKLYLLLRGMNPRYLSPEQVKDLVKVFGVTLPELGHGH; encoded by the coding sequence ATGACGGCCATGAGAACCGAAACGAGCAACGAAACAAGGCTGCGCGAGGAGATCTGCCGCTTCGGACGGTCCCTGTTCGAGCGCGGGCTGACGCCGGGCTCCTCCGGCAATATCAGCGTCAAGCTGGACGATGGCGGCTGGCTGGTGACGCCGACCAACGCTTCGCTCGGCTTCCTGGATCCCGCAAAGCTGTCGCGGCTGGACAGCGGGAGCCGGCTGGTCTCGGGCGATGCGCCGACCAAGGAAGTTCCGCTGCACAATGCGCTCTACGACACGCGCGGAAGCGCGCGGGCCATCGTGCATCTGCACTCCACCCATTCGGTCGCGCTCTCGATGCTCCCCGAGATCGACCCGCGCGCCGCGCTGCCGCCGATGACGGCCTATTACCTGATGAAATGCGGCGCCACCGCACTCGTGCCCTATTACCGCCCCGGCGATCCCGCGGTCGCGGACGCGATCAAGGGGCTGGCGGGGAAATACTCATCCGTGCTGCTCGCCAATCACGGCCCGGTCGTCGCCGGCGACACGCTGGAGGCCGCGGTGTTCGCGACGGAAGAGCTGGAGGAGACGGCGAAGCTGTATCTGCTGCTGCGCGGGATGAACCCGCGATATCTGTCGCCGGAGCAGGTGAAGGATCTGGTGAAGGTGTTCGGGGTGACGCTGCCGGAGCTCGGGCACGGGCACTAG
- the ltnD gene encoding L-threonate dehydrogenase — protein sequence MSASTSQSQRIAVVGLGSMGFGMATSLKRAGHAVTGCDVSADAVARFVKDGGAGAKTPAEAAKSADIVVSVVVNAAQTEAILFGKDGAAETMPKDSVFVSSATMDPDVARRLAKQLEATGRHYLDAPISGGAQRAAQGELTILASGSPAAFAKARPALDAMAAKLYELGDAAGQGAAFKMINQLLAGVHIAAASEAMAFAAKQGLDIRKVYEVITASAGNSWMFENRMPHVLDGDYTPRSAVEIFVKDLGIIQDMARSARFPVPVSAAALQMFLMTSAAGMGRDDDASVTRMYAQVTGVKLPGDK from the coding sequence ATGTCCGCCTCCACGTCACAAAGTCAGCGTATCGCCGTCGTCGGGCTCGGCTCGATGGGATTTGGCATGGCGACCTCACTCAAGCGCGCCGGCCACGCCGTGACCGGCTGCGACGTCTCGGCTGATGCGGTGGCGCGGTTCGTGAAGGACGGTGGCGCAGGCGCCAAAACGCCGGCCGAGGCGGCCAAGAGCGCCGATATCGTCGTCAGCGTCGTAGTGAATGCCGCCCAGACCGAGGCGATCCTGTTCGGCAAGGATGGCGCGGCCGAAACCATGCCGAAGGACAGCGTGTTCGTCTCCTCCGCCACCATGGACCCGGACGTGGCGCGGCGGCTCGCAAAACAGCTTGAGGCGACCGGCCGGCACTATCTGGATGCCCCGATCTCCGGCGGGGCGCAGCGCGCCGCACAAGGCGAGCTGACGATCCTCGCCTCCGGCAGTCCCGCCGCCTTTGCGAAGGCGCGGCCGGCGCTCGATGCCATGGCTGCAAAGCTCTACGAGCTCGGCGATGCGGCCGGGCAGGGCGCTGCATTCAAGATGATCAATCAGCTGCTCGCCGGCGTGCACATCGCCGCCGCCAGCGAAGCCATGGCGTTCGCGGCCAAGCAGGGCCTCGACATCCGCAAGGTCTACGAGGTGATCACGGCTTCCGCCGGCAATTCCTGGATGTTCGAGAACCGCATGCCGCACGTGCTCGACGGCGACTACACGCCGCGAAGCGCGGTGGAGATCTTCGTCAAGGATCTCGGCATCATCCAGGATATGGCGCGCAGCGCCCGATTCCCCGTGCCGGTCTCCGCCGCCGCGCTCCAGATGTTCCTGATGACGTCGGCCGCCGGCATGGGCCGCGACGATGACGCATCGGTGACGCGGATGTATGCGCAGGTCACCGGCGTCAAGCTGCCCGGCGACAAGTAA